The Thermovibrio guaymasensis genomic interval GTAAGAGGGCTTTTCACTGTGGACCTTTTCCGTGTGGAAGAGTTTGTACCTATATAGGGCATCAAGGCCGTGACAGTCTACACAGATACTTCCCTTTAGGTCTCTATTTCTCAAGAAGCTGTTGAGTGCGTTGCCCTCAACCGGTTTCCTTGGAGCCTTCTCCTGCCACTTGCTCCAGATGTGCGGTTCGTGGCAGGTTTCACAAGCGATCTCTCCACCGATACTTACTCTTTTACCATTTTGTGTAAATATAGGCCAGTCTCCTGCCCTTCCAGGCCTATCAAGGTTTTTAACTATCACGTCCTTCTTCGGGTGGTAGTACTCAGTTACTACTTTCTCTTTAGCTGTACCTTCTTTTGAATGGCAGGTTAGACAGTAGTTTGACATCCTGTTATCCGTTATTTCCTTAACCTTAAAGGCCCAGAGTAAGTCATCTTCAGCCCTGTGGGGAACGTGGCACGCAGAACATACGCCGTCCTTTAGAACCTCTTTACCTAACGAGTTCTTAAAGTTTTTCTTAACGACTCTCATGTCGTGGTCGGTTCCAATTACCTTAGACTGTTGGGTGTGGCATGAAGTACACAGAGGGCTGTCTCCCTCAACAACGTATCTGATTAACCTTTTCCTGTCTGCTCCGTTGTGGGGTTCGTGGCAAGTTCCACAGTCAAAGACTCCAATTTCTCCCTTCTTAGCCGGATGGCCTGTCATCTGGTTTATTATGGGGAGTTTGGAGTTTTCAATCATTTTAATGTTCTTCTCGGTAACTTCTTTTCCTATTGGGTGAGAGTGCTCTCCTATTAGAGCCTTCTCTGCCATCTTCCCTTTTGCGTGGCAGGAGAAGCAGAGTTTCTCTCCTATAGTTTTACCTCTAGACGGTTTTCTGGCCCATAGGACTTTAAACTCTGGGTTGTGAGGCGTATGGCAAGCGGAGCACTTACCGTTCTTAGTAAGTTTCTCCTTTTCCTCCTTACTTAAATTAACGTTCGGATTGTTGAGTACATCGTGAGGAGTTCCATCAAGGCTCTGGTCTGTGTGGCAGGTTAAACAGAGCTTAGAATCATTCCTAACAGGAATTCTTAGTAGTTCTTCTTTGTGGGTATGGGGATCGTGGCATGTAGCACAGGAGATCTTCTTTCCAGGTAGTTTGTTAGTTGGGTTATCTACTCCAACTGGGTGCTCGTTGAACACAGATTGTTTGACCTTGTGTTTTGCCATTCCTTCAGGATCGTGACATGCTAAACAGAAACCGTCAACCGGAGGTTCCATAGGAGAAATCTCACCATAAACGACCCTTGATAGGTAACCTCCTTTTGCCTTGTGGACGTTATGGCAAGCGCCACAGTCTCCCTTTTTCCACTTCTTCTTGTCTATTTCTCCGTGGGGACCTTCCTTAACTTCTGCTTCTTCCTTATGACACGTGTAACAAAGTTCTAGCTTTTCTTTCCTTAAAAACTTGCCTTTAGGTTTTTTGTCAAATGAGTGGTGAGGGTCGTGACATGTAGTACAGGAGAGTTTCCCATCAGGTAGGGGAAGGTGAACTTTCTCTTTTACCCCCTTTCCTGTTGAGTGAGTTAGTGTTCCAACGTCCGGAACCTCTTTTCCGTTTACCGTACTCTGCGGGTAGTGACAGGATAGGCAGAGGATATCGTCTCTTCCCCCTGCCTCAATTATTGAAGCGTAGTCGTAGGCTTCTTCCGGTATTGTTCTGCTCCACAGGTTTTTACCTTTGGCCTTGTGGGGAGTGTGACAGCTCTTACAAGAATTGCCGGCTATGTTGTGTTTCGTTTTGTTTACCCACTTCTGGTCGGTGTGGCATAGGATACAGAGCTCTTTCTCAGGAATGACTACTAGGTGTTTATTCTCCTCTCTATGGACCTTGTGGCAAGTCATACACTCAACGCTCTTTGTAATAGCCTTCTTCTCTTTAAATAGGGCAACGTCTGCACCTTTCGGAAACTTCTTATGTATAGGGTGGTTCCTGAAGTTTGGATGTTCCTTTGAGTTAACGTTCTCCATGTGGCAGACTGAACAAAGGTTTGAGTTATCTATCCTTTCAATTAGGGCCTTCTCTGCCTTACCCTTGTGGGCTGAGTGGCAGGATTCACAGGTAACTTCATTCTCTTTTGTTAACTTTCCACCTAAGTTTTTAACTTTCTCTGCAACTTCCAGTTTGATTTTGTTATTCGTATCCTCAAGGATTGGATGGTTAATACCGTGTTCGGAGTTTTCCTTGTGGCAAGCTATACAGAGAGCTGAGTTTACGTTTGGTTTCCTCATGAAGGTATAGTCAAGTTTTTTCTCACTTCCGGTCTCTGTGTGAGGGGTGTGGCACGTTCCACAGTAAAGTTTTCCCTTTTTAAGTGGAAAACCTTTAGGTATTTTAAAGTCTTCAGGTACTTCTTTATCTACAGGGTGTGAAAAGTGGTTAAATCCTAAGAAGGTGAGCCTATCATCAGCCATTGAGCCGTCGTGACAGGATAGGCACATGAGTTTATCTGTTGCCGTTAAGGATTGCCTGGTAAGGAGTTTTGGAGACTTTAATTTAGCTTCAAGAAGCCAGTTTTCGTGGCAGATAAGACACTCCTTTTTCATACTCTTTTTGAGCTTTGCTTCTGCCGTGTTTGTAACAGCCAGTATAGTTAGGAGGACTACGAGTGATTTCCTCATTACTTGTCTCCTTGGACTCTAAATATGGATATCCTGTTTTTCAGGGGTTCTAGAACAAACACTTCACCATCATAACAGGCTAGAGCTGTTGGATAGTAGAGTCCCTTTGCAATGACTTTCTCAAAGCCTCCGTAGACGTCAAAGAGCTGAACTGCTCCGGTTATTCCGTCGGAGACAGCAACCTTTCCATTTCCGCAGTAGGCCACTCCCTTTGGCCTGAAGAGGTCTCCTTCCTCTATTCCAAAAACCCCGAAACTTCTAATGAACTTTCCATCCTTATCAAATTCCTGGATTCTGGCATTTACGCTGTCAACTACAAAGAGGGTGTTCTTTGCTGAGTCAGTAAGGAATACTCCAACGAAGTTGCCAGGGGCACTTCCCTTTCCTCCGAATCTACCTAAGAGCTTTCCGTCTGTTGAGTAAACGTCAACGCTTTCAAATTCACCGTTTGTTATGAAAAGCTTTCCGTATAGCTTCTCTACATCTATCGGCCTTCCCTCTACTTTAAAACTCTTCTCTAGGTTTCCAAACTCATCAAGGATGTATACCCTTCCCTTCTGGCTTACAACGTAGAGGAGTCCATCTGAAGCGTCAATTCCGTAAGGGCTATCAACCTTTATGTTGGTAAGGAAATTTCCGTACAAGTCGTAAACTTCTATTCTGTTGTTGAGGCCGTCTACTACGTAGAGCTTACCGTTAGAAACGGCAATGTCTGAAGGGAACTTCCAGTTTCCCTTTATCTCCTGACCTAACGCCGGTACTGAAAATAGTAAGAGGAAAATCGCTATGAGGAAACCTCTCATTCCCATCACTCCTACCAGATAAATTTAGGAAAGTGTAAAGTTTCGTACTCTTTTAGACCTTTAACAATTTCGTTCTCTTCAAGGTCTTTTACCCTTTCAGGGCTGAATCCAAGTTCTCTGAAGTCAAGCTTTCCGTTTTCCTTGTGGCAGTCTTCACACTTTAGGGCTTCCTTTGTTAGTGAGTTGTGCATCTTTGCAACTGCTCTTTCATCCTTTAGAAGATCTTCGTTTCCCTTTAGGGGGAGCTCTACAGGTGTGCCTTCATAAATCGGAACTATTTTTGCCTGGCTGTTCTGTCCCGATAGCATAACTCTATCACCGACCTTTACGTACTTAAGGCCGTAAAAATCTCCACTGTCAAGGACGACAACTTTCCCATTTTTGATTTCAGCCCACTTGTAGGTTAAACCTTCCTTCACAAAGTGGCACACGTTGCAGCTCATGAAAGTTCCGTGAGCGTTATAAAAAGGAGCGTACTTACTGTCCTTTTTGTGAGCTGCAAAGGTATGGCATGCACTACAAACGTCGTTCATCTCGTATTTGTAAGAGTTAGGAGAGTGGAAAGGTTTGGGATACTCCTTCAGGTTTGGTAGTTCAGGCCTTTCCATCTCCTTTATTTTCTCTCCCCACTTTGCAGAGTCTGTTGCTGGAGCCTCAAGGAGAGGATTACCTCCAGCAACGGCCGTGACGGGTATTATTAGGGCTATTAGAAGTTTCCTCATTACGCTTTCCCTCCTTCAACTTCCTTCTCAAGAAGGTGGTGAGCATATTCGTGCATCCTCTTTATCATCTCCTCTTCAGGAAGTTTCTCCACCTCCAAGACGAACTGATACCTCTCCTTTAGGAATGGGTATTTCTCAAGTAGGTGAGGCTCATTCTCTGCAACTGCTTTGATAATTCTCCTGTAGCTCCTCGGCCTTTCCTCAATCCACTCAACTTCTGAGGCTGTTCCCGTAAGCCAGATCCAGTCCATAGGGAACTTGTTCGGTCCGTAGTGGACTATGTACATGTGTACAAGGGCAATCCAACCAAGGGCTAACACCGCTTCGTCCGAGTGCATAAGGTAAGCAATTTGAATCGTTTCAGGTGGTAGACCTAGGTAACCTGTAAATACCTCCGGAAGCCACAGCATCCATCCTGTAATACCGATTGCCAGCATACCCCAGCCAACTGCCCAGAAGTCAAACTTGTCAACCCAGATGTACTCGTCCCAGTCAGGGGGTACTTTCCTAAAACCGAGGAGGTATTTTATGTAGTGAACAAAGGTAATGTCTGACGGGCCGGGAACTATTTTGAAGTATCCGAAGAAGTCCTTCTTTGCTAAGTCCCAGTTAGCTAATAAGATGAGAATCATGTATACAACAGTTAGAAGGAAGTCTGAAAACATTATGAAACCGGAAATCCTGTGAATTGTCATCTCACCACTTATTCCGCCGAGGAGTTCTATGAGGGGCTTTGCCCACTCAAGCTCGTAGAACTTTATTGGATATCCGGTAATAATCTGCCAGATAAAGGTTGAGAAGATTCCTACGTGGAGCAGCCTTTGGAAGAGAGTAAACTTCTGTATCATTATCTTCTCACCGTCAACGATGAGAAGCTTATCCTGTTCTGCCCTTATCCTGAATCTTCTTTTGAAAGCCTCCCAGAGTCCCATTAGTGTTTCCTCCTCAGGTTTTTAAGAAGGTCAAGACCTACGATTGTAACTGCAAAGAGAAGAGTTCCAGTGGTTAACCAGAACATGAATTCTTCAACAATCTTTACAATCTTCTGTCCTAGTGAATCTGGAATTGGGTGCATGTGAACCCACTTAGTCGTTGCCATGTTCTTCATATCTTTTGCTGGAACGAGTGGATGACACTCGGTTGAGCGACCGCAAGTTAACTCAATGTTCTTCTCGTTAATTGAGGAGCGAGGGTCTTCCTTGTGGAATATATCGTGGAAGTTTCCGTCCTTATTCGTATGACAGTCTAAACAGTCTGCTGCTCTTGTGTCGTTCCTATCCAGGTAAAGCATCTTTGAGTGCATTGTGACTTTGTATGACTCAACAGCCGTTAAGACGTGTTCCTTGGCAAACTCATCGTGGATACCTTCTATTTCAAGTGCTTTTTCCATCTTCTTCTCATCTTCGTGACAGGAGGCACAGAGTTCAACTATCTCCCAGCCGTCCCTCCTTGTTTTAATGAACTTGTGGGTAAAGCCGTTTTTAATTACCGGAATAGGTTCCCTGCTTGCAACGTGGGAGAGCCTATCCTTGGTCCAATCTTTATTTTCGTGACATATAGAACACCTGTTGAGGCTCATCTTCATTGATTCAAGCTTTGTTACGTCAATTAACAGGTCGTTTGTATGGCAGTAACTACAGTAGGGGTAGATATCCGGGGCCTTTTGGTAGTTCTTACCGTGAACGCTCTCTTTCCACGTTTCAAAGACACTTTTGTGTGAAAAGGGTTTTTTCGTTGAAGGATCAACTACGTGACACTTATTTGCACAGTTTACGGCAGCGTTTTCGGGCTTGTGAGGGTACTGTTCAATTTTGTCGTGACACTCGGTACACCCAACGTTCCTGTGAATTGAATGGGCATAGAGGGCATCTGAAATGCTACAGTCCTTTACTTTGTTTTCCTCGGTTACGACCGATAGACCTTTAAGTCTGTGGCATACGAGACATCCATCGTCGGGAATTCCGGCTCCTACGGCCGCTCCAGTTATAGCTATAGCCCCGCTCAATCCTAAAATCAAGGCTTTCACTCTCTACCCCCTACTTTAGCGAGTTAATTGAGTGGCAAACTTGACAGAGTTTTCCACCTTTAAGCTGGTAGCTCATTAACTTTACGCCTTCTGTGTTTATTTTGAACCTGTTTAGTTCAAGTTCTAGTTTCCTTAGTTTATACTTAAGCTCCTCTTCCCCTACCTCTGTCCACTCCTTTGGTAACCCTTGGGCGGGAACTGCAATTTGAGGGTGGGGATTGTGGCAAGTTATACACTCAATTCTCCCTTTAACTAGGATGATTTTAGGCTTCCTGCTCTTAAGCTCTTTTTCATCTATCTTTGGTTTAAGCTGTTCCATTTCCTCAATTTCAACTAACTGGGCCTTTCCCTTTACCAGCTCTTTAACCTTTTCTGGTTTTGCAAGTAGGTGTTCAGGAGCTCCAACGTGAGGCGTCTTTGTGTGGCAACCTACGCATGCCTTATAAGCTTCAAGTTTAGCCCCAACTCCATGGCAGTAGATACAGGCCTTTCTCTTTTCCTGCCACTTAGCGTTTGACCCTATCGTTTTGTGAGGGTTAAACTTCCTGTAGCACTCCTCGTTGTGGCACTGGAAGCAAAAGTCAAACCTCTCCCTCAAAGGCCTATTGGCTCTGAGGAATTTTTCACTTTTCCCATTCATATCGTGGCAGGTTGTGCAGGTTAATTTCCCTCCATTCAGCGGAAAGCTTGGAGGAACTTTTATACACTCCGTTTCCCTTACTTTACACTCTGTTGGATGAACTATTGGGCACCCTTGTGTGTGGCATTTAGTGCAGAATTTTGGGTCTGTTCCAGAGTAGCCAACTCCTCCACACTCCTTGGAGTGGGCATTTCCTACCAGTCCTGTTAGTAAAAGTAGAGCAATCAATCCCTTTCTCATTTTGTCCAGTTCCCCTTTGTATGGCATTCCATACAAAATGTTGGCCTGTGGCATCTACTACACTTTGCAGGGTCTGCAGCTGCCTCTATGCTGTGGGTGTACTCGTAGTTCCTCGGGTGGACCATATGTTGAACAGTGTCCCTTCTTGCATGGCAGTCTATACAGAACTTCTGCCTGTGACATTCGTCACACTTTTCAGCTTTTGCTTCATAGGCGAATTTGTGGGTTTTGAGCCAATCTCCGGTTTTGTGATCTGCCGGCTCAATTTCTTTCATGTTAAAGTGGCACAGGTAACATTTTGTTGGTGCATTTGGAGCGGGAGATTTTCCGGGATTGTTGTGGCAGTAATGACACGTAACCTTTGAGGGCATTATCACTTTTTTTGAGCCTTTTTCGGCCGCTTCTATATCTGCCCAGCTCATTTCAACGTTCATTTTGTGGCAAGGGATACAGCCGTTCTTATCTATAAAGGACTTGTGGTCCTTATGGTGGAACCTAGCTGTAGCTCCGAGCTCCTTCTTGTAGTCAACTTTTCCCTCGTTTACGCAGGAGGAAACCGTTAAAGCTATTGCAATAAGGAGTAGTTCCTTCCTCATTTCTTATCCTCTACCCTTTTTTCCTCTCCGCCCCAGAAGAGGAGGTTGTACCTTAAAATTAGCCTTAAGTCCCTGTCAAAGTCCTCGTTTTTCCTGTAGTCAATACCGAATTCAAAGTTTGAGAATTCCGTTGCTTGATAGGTTCCCTTTAGGTAGTAGGAGTTTGCCCACTGCTTCCCGTAGGTGACTTTGTCGTAGCGGGCTATGTCAACCCTTCCTGAAAGGGAGAGCTTCTCGCAGAGGTACTTTGTAAACCCAAGCTCAACTCCCCTTAAGATTCCTATCCAGCTGTTTTGATAGAGGAAAGCTCCGTAGGTCCTGAGGCCTTCAGAGAACCATGTATCCCTTATAGCTCCAACTTTAATAAGGTGGCCGTTGTCCTTGCCGTTTTTCTGAATGTCGGTTCCTGTGTATGAACCAAACAGTGACCAGACTTTGTTAAGTTCGTAGTAGGTGCTCTGGGTAAAGCGGAGCTCCCTACCTTGAGAGGAGAAGTTTGAGAATATCGGGTCTTCAATCCTTCCGGCGTAGTAGTAGGAACCGTCGTAGTACTCAACCTCTGTTGTTAACCTTAACTTCCTGTTTGGAAAGTAGTTAAAACCTAGGTTTCCATTCAGGAACTCCCCGTGGGCTAAGTCAAACTCAAGCCTGCTGAACTGTACCAGCTTCTTTGTTAGGTAGGAGTAGTTTCCAATTGAAATGGCGGTCTTTTTAACTTTCCCGTCGTCCCTTAAGTGTTCAAACCCAAAGAAGTAGTTTTTATATTCAAACTTAATACCGGTTAGGAAGTCGTCTCCGCTCTTAACTCCCGGCTCAAACCACCTCGGTTTGCCGATGTAGAAGACGTATTTAAAGTCTTTGTTCAACCTGTAGGAGTACTTAATTGAATCTGCTATGTAGGTTTCAAAACCTTCGGATATGAACTGACGACCTATTGAAAGGAGAGAGTTCCTGTCCTTCTTCAGGGGAACGTCAACGTACACCTGGTAAAGGTCTACGTCCCAGTCATTTCCGTACCCTAAGTCTTTCCATAGCTTTCCGTAGAAGTGAAGTTCACTGTTGCCCTTTAAGTCCCTTATGTCAAGCTTTAGGTAGTTATCAAAGGGGATAGAATCCTTATCGTAAACGTCCTGGCGAAACTCTATCTGAGTTTTTACCTCTCCCTCGTATCCAGGTAGTTTAAGTGCGGCCAGCGAACCGCTGGTTGAGAGGAGTCCTATTCCCAGTCCCAGAGCTAAGGTTCTCTTTCCTATCCCCACGTTTAACCCTCTCTGTTAGAGCTGTACCTTCGGATATTACAAAAAAACTTAATTCCATGTCAAGCTTTTAAAAAAATAAAAATCGCTTTATCAAAGAGATTTATCCTATATTGAATATCTATTTCCTTAGAAAGGGTTGTTGAAGAGGAGGACTTCAACTGTTTCACCTTTTTCAACGTTTCCCCTCTCTCTGCCGATTACTGCAAGTCCCTGGCATTTTACCACTGTTAGAAAGTTGCTGGTTTGTTGGTTACTCTCGGGGTAAACTTTTAGGACTCCTTCCTCAGATGAGAGTTTAACTCTTATGAAATCAACCCTTCCCTTCCTTGATTTTAACTTATCTCCGGCTACTGCCGTAACGTACTTGTTCTGAAATTCCTTAATTCCCATAGCTTTCTTAACTGCCGGTACTAAAAACTCAAGGGCGTTGACTAAACAGGCAGCCGGGTAACCTGGAAGGCCGAAGAAGAGTTTATCCTCCCTCACTCCAAAAGTTAGGGGTCTTCCCGGCCTGATGTCCGTCTGTGTAAAGAGGATTTCTACTCCAAGTTCTCTTATAACTTCCCTTACGAGGTCATACTTTCCCTTAGAGATTCCCCCTGTAGTAACGGTAAAGTCGCAGGTTGAGAGGGACTGGGCTATGAGCTCTTTTAGCTCTTCAACGTTATCCTTTCCCTTTCCAACGTATACGACTTCTGCTCCTAAAGACTCAAGGAGGCCTTTCAAGGTGTAAAAGTTGGTATTCCTTACGGCTCCTTTTCTAAAAGGTTCTTCAGGTTCAAGTACTTCTGTTCCTGTCGTTACTATTCCTACTTTTACTCTCTGAAATACTTTTATTCTGTAAACTCCAAGGTGGGCAAGGAGGCCTACTTTCCGGTAGTCTAAGAGCTCTCCTCTCTTAATTACCCTTTCTCCCTTCCTTATTTCGCTTCCTCTAAAGTTTACGAGGTTACCCTCTTCAACCGGAAAGTCGATTACTAATTCATCTCCCTCAACCTTGACGTCCTCAATTCTGACGGCAGCGTTACTCCCTTCGGGGATGACTCCCCCGGTCATAACGAATGCAGCTTCTCCACGTTTAAGGGAAAACTTCTTTTGGCTTCCTGCCGGAATTTCACCTACTACCTTTAACCTTGCAGGGAGTTCTGTTAGTAAAGCTGTATTAAAGGCAAAACCATCTATTGCAGACTTATCCTGGTCGGGGATATCAACCGGAGATACTACGTCCTGGGCTATTACTCTACCGTAGGCTTCGTCAAGGACTTTAGTTTCAGTTCCAGTAACTTTTACCCTTCCGTTTATTATCCCTTTTGCTTCCTCTCTCTTTACCTTCACTTTCTCCTCCAACTATGGCCTTCCAAATGGACATATTGGGAAAACGCAGACTGGACAGCTGTGACAGAGCCCTCCGTGTCCCTTAGAAGCGACTTCTTCCTTCGTTATGACGTCTCCTACCAGGAGCCTTGGGAGCCAGATGTCAAAGGATGTTGCTTTGAAGAAGAGGGCTGCTGCCGGGACTGCAACTATAGGTTTTCCTTTTATCCACCCCAATGTAAGCATATTTCCAGGCTGGATAGGATTACCCCTTATGAAGTTCTCCGCTCCTGCTTTCTTTATGGCCCTGTAGGTAACGTCATCGGGGTCAACCGACGTTCCGCCTGTAAGGACCACAATGTCGTACTTCTTGCTGAATTCCTCTATCTTTTCCCTTATTTTCTCCTCATCGTCTGGAAGAATTACTTTCTCTGCGACTTCACACTTGAAGAACTCCAGTTTAGGTCTAAGTTTTTCGTAAAACTTATCCTTGATTCTTCCATAGTAAACTTCATTTCCGGTTATTATCATTCCTGCTCTTTTTTGTGTAAAAGGAATAACCCTAATTATCCCGTCCTTTGCAATTTCTACTGCCTTCTCTATCTGTTCCTTTGGAGCTGTGAGCGAGATAATCCTTACTGCAGCGACTTTCTGACCGGGTTTGACCCACATGTTTGTGTGGATAGTTGGACACGAAGGCTCACCTACCATGTTGAACTTTAGTAGTTTTTCAGTATCTACCTTTACGACTCCAAAGACCTTTGAGTAAATGACTATCTTCCCTTCCTTAGGCTCTTCATCCCGATAGAGGTTCTCTCCCATAAGTGCATCGGCAAGGACTTTTGCAGCTTCGTCTTCGTGTACTTCATCTTCCCCAAGCTCTAAGACGTAAACGTACTCCTTTCCGAGGTTCTTAAGCTTCTCAACGTCTTCTTCCCTTATTATGTGTCCCTTCTTAAAGGCCCTTCCTTTAATCCCTTTTTCTGGGTTAACTTCTGTGATGTCGTGGACTAAAACCATTCCAATGGCGTCTTCAACCTTAACTTTCCTCTTCATTCTTCCTCCCTATTACTGGTAAGTGATGGGCTGAAAGGTAGAAAGTACTTTCCCTTCCTTCCTGAAGTAGGAAATTTGGAGATAGGGAAGATGGGATGTGGAGCTCTACCTCTTTTCCCTCAAAGGTGGCGTAAACCCTGCTGATTTCCCTTCCCTTTTCAACCTTCTTAACGACCATTTCAACTCTGTTCGTTTCATCGGCAAGGGAGAGGGCGAGTGAGT includes:
- a CDS encoding cytochrome c3 family protein — its product is MRKSLVVLLTILAVTNTAEAKLKKSMKKECLICHENWLLEAKLKSPKLLTRQSLTATDKLMCLSCHDGSMADDRLTFLGFNHFSHPVDKEVPEDFKIPKGFPLKKGKLYCGTCHTPHTETGSEKKLDYTFMRKPNVNSALCIACHKENSEHGINHPILEDTNNKIKLEVAEKVKNLGGKLTKENEVTCESCHSAHKGKAEKALIERIDNSNLCSVCHMENVNSKEHPNFRNHPIHKKFPKGADVALFKEKKAITKSVECMTCHKVHREENKHLVVIPEKELCILCHTDQKWVNKTKHNIAGNSCKSCHTPHKAKGKNLWSRTIPEEAYDYASIIEAGGRDDILCLSCHYPQSTVNGKEVPDVGTLTHSTGKGVKEKVHLPLPDGKLSCTTCHDPHHSFDKKPKGKFLRKEKLELCYTCHKEEAEVKEGPHGEIDKKKWKKGDCGACHNVHKAKGGYLSRVVYGEISPMEPPVDGFCLACHDPEGMAKHKVKQSVFNEHPVGVDNPTNKLPGKKISCATCHDPHTHKEELLRIPVRNDSKLCLTCHTDQSLDGTPHDVLNNPNVNLSKEEKEKLTKNGKCSACHTPHNPEFKVLWARKPSRGKTIGEKLCFSCHAKGKMAEKALIGEHSHPIGKEVTEKNIKMIENSKLPIINQMTGHPAKKGEIGVFDCGTCHEPHNGADRKRLIRYVVEGDSPLCTSCHTQQSKVIGTDHDMRVVKKNFKNSLGKEVLKDGVCSACHVPHRAEDDLLWAFKVKEITDNRMSNYCLTCHSKEGTAKEKVVTEYYHPKKDVIVKNLDRPGRAGDWPIFTQNGKRVSIGGEIACETCHEPHIWSKWQEKAPRKPVEGNALNSFLRNRDLKGSICVDCHGLDALYRYKLFHTEKVHSEKPSYK
- a CDS encoding NHL repeat-containing protein encodes the protein MRGFLIAIFLLLFSVPALGQEIKGNWKFPSDIAVSNGKLYVVDGLNNRIEVYDLYGNFLTNIKVDSPYGIDASDGLLYVVSQKGRVYILDEFGNLEKSFKVEGRPIDVEKLYGKLFITNGEFESVDVYSTDGKLLGRFGGKGSAPGNFVGVFLTDSAKNTLFVVDSVNARIQEFDKDGKFIRSFGVFGIEEGDLFRPKGVAYCGNGKVAVSDGITGAVQLFDVYGGFEKVIAKGLYYPTALACYDGEVFVLEPLKNRISIFRVQGDK
- a CDS encoding formate dehydrogenase subunit gamma, producing the protein MGLWEAFKRRFRIRAEQDKLLIVDGEKIMIQKFTLFQRLLHVGIFSTFIWQIITGYPIKFYELEWAKPLIELLGGISGEMTIHRISGFIMFSDFLLTVVYMILILLANWDLAKKDFFGYFKIVPGPSDITFVHYIKYLLGFRKVPPDWDEYIWVDKFDFWAVGWGMLAIGITGWMLWLPEVFTGYLGLPPETIQIAYLMHSDEAVLALGWIALVHMYIVHYGPNKFPMDWIWLTGTASEVEWIEERPRSYRRIIKAVAENEPHLLEKYPFLKERYQFVLEVEKLPEEEMIKRMHEYAHHLLEKEVEGGKA
- a CDS encoding cytochrome c3 family protein — its product is MRKGLIALLLLTGLVGNAHSKECGGVGYSGTDPKFCTKCHTQGCPIVHPTECKVRETECIKVPPSFPLNGGKLTCTTCHDMNGKSEKFLRANRPLRERFDFCFQCHNEECYRKFNPHKTIGSNAKWQEKRKACIYCHGVGAKLEAYKACVGCHTKTPHVGAPEHLLAKPEKVKELVKGKAQLVEIEEMEQLKPKIDEKELKSRKPKIILVKGRIECITCHNPHPQIAVPAQGLPKEWTEVGEEELKYKLRKLELELNRFKINTEGVKLMSYQLKGGKLCQVCHSINSLK
- the glp gene encoding gephyrin-like molybdotransferase Glp, encoding MKVKREEAKGIINGRVKVTGTETKVLDEAYGRVIAQDVVSPVDIPDQDKSAIDGFAFNTALLTELPARLKVVGEIPAGSQKKFSLKRGEAAFVMTGGVIPEGSNAAVRIEDVKVEGDELVIDFPVEEGNLVNFRGSEIRKGERVIKRGELLDYRKVGLLAHLGVYRIKVFQRVKVGIVTTGTEVLEPEEPFRKGAVRNTNFYTLKGLLESLGAEVVYVGKGKDNVEELKELIAQSLSTCDFTVTTGGISKGKYDLVREVIRELGVEILFTQTDIRPGRPLTFGVREDKLFFGLPGYPAACLVNALEFLVPAVKKAMGIKEFQNKYVTAVAGDKLKSRKGRVDFIRVKLSSEEGVLKVYPESNQQTSNFLTVVKCQGLAVIGRERGNVEKGETVEVLLFNNPF
- a CDS encoding molybdopterin-binding protein; this encodes MKRKVKVEDAIGMVLVHDITEVNPEKGIKGRAFKKGHIIREEDVEKLKNLGKEYVYVLELGEDEVHEDEAAKVLADALMGENLYRDEEPKEGKIVIYSKVFGVVKVDTEKLLKFNMVGEPSCPTIHTNMWVKPGQKVAAVRIISLTAPKEQIEKAVEIAKDGIIRVIPFTQKRAGMIITGNEVYYGRIKDKFYEKLRPKLEFFKCEVAEKVILPDDEEKIREKIEEFSKKYDIVVLTGGTSVDPDDVTYRAIKKAGAENFIRGNPIQPGNMLTLGWIKGKPIVAVPAAALFFKATSFDIWLPRLLVGDVITKEEVASKGHGGLCHSCPVCVFPICPFGRP